Genomic window (Dolosigranulum savutiense):
TCTTTGTGACACCAGATGAGGTATTCTATTACAATTTAAGTGTTGATTTGACAGAAGATGCATACTTTGGTCAGCCCCATGTGAAGCCGGTTGTTAGAAACTTCCAATATGTTAGCTATTACCATGTTTTATGCCTAAGTCACGATAAGGTACGTTTATTTAACGGTCGAGGTAGCGAGCTGGAGGAAGTCGATTTCCCAGATGATGCGCCGATTGATATAGATACAGCGTTAGGAACAGAATATTCTGGTGGTGAACTGAATCATGGCTCCTATGGTGATGGAGGCGATGCGGTTTATCATGGTCATAATGAGAAGAGTAAGGAAGACGAGATTGACCGTAAGCGTTTCTTCCGCGTGATTGATGACTATATTCACGAAAATTATACGGCACCAACAGGACTACCACTTGTTTTATTCGGCTTAACGCAAAATATTGCTGACTTCAGAGAGATTTCTAAAAATCCAAAATTAGACCAGGAAACTCAGATTGAAAGTTCACCACGTCGCTTAAAAGCGACAGAAGTAGCCGAAAAAGCAGGCGATATTGTTGAAGAGATTATCTCCAAACGGTACAATCAATTAGTCAAGACATTTGAAGAAACTTCTCCTGAATATAGCCTAGGGGAACAATATCAAGATTTAGCGACAGCCAGTGTTGAAGGACGAATTGATACGTTATTGATTACAGATCATTATCAAGTGGATGGCTCGATTGATGAGAGCGGTCAGTTCCAAGCTGAAGGGAAGAATTTTGTCGATGATTTAATTATTCATGTCTTGCGCACAAAAGGGGACATTTACGTCTTAGCTGACGAGGAAATGCCAGCAGATACTCATATTGCTGCTTTGCTTAGATACTAAAATATATATTTAAATATAAAAAAGAGGGAAGAGTTCCAGTTTTGGAGTTCTTCCCGTTTTTATCAGTTAATTAATTAATCTTGTCCCGGCACGTGGGCATTTTCAAGAGTTGACTTCGCTTCAGATTCAGGGGTATGTTCATTTCGATCCACCACTGAAATGGTTCCTTCTGACTCTAAGACAATGGCAAAGACTTCATCGAATGAACTGTAATTTTCAGTTCGTGCTTTTTCGTAAAGTTCCTTTTCTGTAATACGTTCTTTTTTCATAGCTTGATAGTTGAAGTGGCCATCGTAGTATAAGAGAGCAGGTTTAAACTTCACCCAGTCTGCGAATTTGTCGGATCGCACCGCAATAAAGGTAACAATATATTGCAAGGTAATCATCAATGAGAAGGCAAACATGGCTTCAAGTAACGATAAGTCAGGATTGGTCATAACGCCCGATAGAATCGAACCGAGCGAAATCGTAATAATAAAGTCGAACGAATTTAACTTCGACAGCGACCGCTTACCGGAAATTCGAATAATAAAAATGATGGCAATATAGGCCAAAATCCCCTTTATAAAAATATCGCCTAACACACTATAATCATTTGGTAACATAAATCTCATCCTTTTATTATATTTTTTTCAGTTTACCATGATAGATGTTGAGGCGCAATACGAAATGTAAAATAGTTGAAATAGAATTTGTTTTTCTGTCTTACTCATGATATAATGATTATTGTGTAAAATAATGCAGCGTGGAGCGATGAAGTCGTCAACAGTTCGTTGCTTACGTAAATTGCGTAAGCGAATGAGTAACTTGCGGCTGCAATAAGCGAAAATTAAAACGAACTGCACGAGCATTGAGTTCCAGACCGTTATTTTACTCCAAAAAAATTAATTGGAGGACGAATAGTTATGGCACGATATACAGGATCAACTTGGAAAAAATCTCGTCGTTTAGGGATTTCACTTTCAGGAACAGGAAAAGAATTAGCACGCCGTCCGTACGCACCAGGACAACACGGCCCAACTAGCCGTACAAAATTATCTGAGTACGGGTTGCAATTAAAAGAGAAACAGAAATTACGTTTCTTATACGGAATGAACGAACGTCAATTCCGCAACTTATTCAAAAAAGCAGGTAAAATCCGCGAAGGAAAACATGGTACCAACTTCATGATTTTACTTGAGCGTCGTTTGGATAATGTGGTTTACCGTTTAGGATTAGCTTCAACACGCCGTCAAGCGCGTCAATTAGTTAACCACGGTCACATTACAGTTAACGGTAAACGTGTAGACATCCCTTCTTACTCTGTTGAAGTAGGCGAAGTGATTGGTGTTCGTGAAAAATCACGTGACTTAGTAGTGATCAAAGAATCATTAGAATCACTTTACGGTCGCCCAGAATTTGTCACTTTCGATGAAGACAAATTAGAAGGTAGCTTAACACGTTACCCATTACGTGAAGAAATGCCACAAGAAATTGAAGACTCATTCATCGTTGAGTTCTACAACAGATAATCAAACAAATAACGATAAAAAAGCAGCTCACTGGTCAGTGGGCTGCTTTTTTATCGTGCTGTATCCAGAACGGGGATAAATTAGATGTAATAAATCCTTGAAAATGTAAGCGCCCATGATTTAGGCGACTAGTTCCACCACAAACAATCCTCTAAAATAGTTAATGTAAGGCAAAACTATTGAGAGGATTTTTTGTATGGCAAAACCAGAAATTATCAAAGTAACACAGACAAAGACTCACTCCGAAAAACTTAACTCCACTCAAATTATGAGTATCAAAACACGTGGATTGTCCCTTATGGTATATGACTGTATCTCTTTTAAATCATGAGCGCTTACCATACTTTGAAATATTGTGTAGAAATATTTTACTTATAGGTAGAAAGTTAATATATATTATTTAAATAGTCTTGCACTAGTTATAATAATTCGACAGTATTATTTTAATAGGAAATAAGGGATAGTCATTCATTAGAAGGAAGTAATATTTTTTATATAATATCTATTTTTTTAAAAAATATTTCAAATTTTAATAGTGTTTTTGATTTTTTTAAGTTAAAATAATAAAATGCAACAAAAAGACAATTATTTTATCAGTGTTGTATAAAACAATTGTCAAAAAATAACTGGATATTTTGTAATTGAGAGGAACAATTTACAAGCCCAGTAGTAAAATGGAGGAATTAAATGGTCAGTAAGAATAATAAAGGGGAGTTATTCCACAAACAGGCTAATCAAGCAAAACGCTATACATTAAAGAAACTTAGTGTAGGGGTAGCATCTGTTGCCATTGGAGTCATTGTATTTTTATCTCACTCACAAAGTGTAAGTGCTGATGAATTAATTAGTAGTGAAATAGTTAGTACAAGTGATAATGGTAAGCATATGGAGTCTGATAATTCGATTAGCGAAGTATCAGAGAATTTTGAAGAAAAGAATTTAGGTGATTACTACGTTGGTAGTGAAGATGAAGCCAACGCAACGGCTGAAGAATTTGAAAAAAGTGAAATACTTGGTAAATTAGTTGAGCCGAAACAGTATAGTAATAGTGGCTTAACTGTTGAAGAAGAGCCTGCATTGACTGCTCCAACCTTGACTCAAACAGGGGTAGAGAAGAATGAACTCGCTCGGACAGTACACCTCTCGTATCCATTAAATAATCCGATGCATTTAGAGACTAGAGGGACTGCTCATGTTAAAAAGGCTGGGGCAACTGTTAAACTGGAAAATGCTAAAGTTCAAGATTATAGAGAAGCCACGATAAAATATATCACTTTTGGGACTGATCCAGATTTAAAACAGGAACAGATTAACTATTATGTAAATGCTATTAATTCAGTAACATCTGACATCAATTTTCAGGCAAAAATCGATGAGATACTGAATTTACGTCAAGCAGAAAAACTCTTGGAGAAAGCTAAAAAATCTGAAACATTCCGAGAAAAACGGCTTAAAGAGACTCAATTTTTACTTAAAGGAGTTACAAATGATAGTGTACAAGATAAGAAAGATGCTATATTTGAAGAATTAAATAAGTTAGAAAGAAAACAAACTCCTTCGCCATCTGATGACAAAGAGAACAAACCGGAAGATAGTTTTGAAAGTACGCGTGAAGAGATTTCTAAAGAGTTTGCCCAATTAACAATAAAATTCAATAATTTAGAAGTGGATACTTCAAGGAAACGAATTGCTACAGATGAATATAAGATATTATATAATCGTGTGGATAAGTTATTGGCTAAATGGGAAAAATTAGCATCAACTGAAGCAGGGAAAAGTACTGCAAGAGGAACTCGAGATTTACTTAAGAACTATACTGCTGATGGAACTGCATCGCATAAATTAGAGGATACTTTCGAAAGTAAGCGAGAAGAGGTATCTAAAGGTCTTGCTCAATTAACAACACAATTCAATAACTTAAAAGTGGATAGTTCTGGGAAACGAATTACTACAGATGAATATAAGGCATTATATAATCGTGTGGAGAAGTTATTGGCTAAATGGGAAGAATTAGCATCAATTGAAGCAGAGAAAAGTACTGCGAGAGGAACTCGAGATCTACTTAAGAACTTTATTGCTGAAGGAATTGCTAAAAAAATTGAGTTAAAATCAATTGAACAGACAACCCTTGTTAAACGAGAAGCGAATGGTGAACTAACCGAGTTGAGCCAATTAACGGAAGCACCAAAAGATCTGTCTCATTACTTTATCAAGGCGAAGATGACGCATTTAAAAGATGTGGTGATGCCCGTAGAAAGTATTAAAGAAGTGACAATTGAGGGGCAGGCGGTTTATGAAGTCACTGCTCGTGCAGCTGAATTGGTTCATAAAGTAGACGGCGCGTACAAAGAAGGCACGGTCTTATATGTAAACAAATATCAGGCCCCTCATGGAGAAGTATATTATGATTTTGGTGACTTAATCAAAGCGATGCAAGCCAATCTAGGGGGAACATTCCAGCTCGGACGCACAATTTCAGCCGGAGAGATTGCAAAGTTAGGTCATAAATCTTACGTATCGGGTCAATTTACTGGGCAATTAATTGGTACAAGAAATGGTAAACGGTACAGTATTACAGATCTTAAGCACCCATTATTTGAACGTATAAATCATGGCACGGTCCGTGATATTGACTTCAAGAATGTCCATATTGTCTACCCAGATTCGGGTTATGGCGATAACATCGCAACCGTCGCTCATGAATTGAAAAATCGCGGAGTCATTGAAAATGTGAATATTACCGGCTACATTGAAGGACGCGATAATGTGTCTGGTTTTGTAAATTACGTTAATAGTCAGTCCCGTATTGAAAATGTCTCATTCCAAGGGCGTATTAAGTCTGTTGGCGGGAATTCTGTCAGTGGTGGAATTGCTGGTGAGAACAGAGAAGCGCTTGTGACACGAGCTTATGTAGACGCTCAGATGGATATGCACCGATCTAATGATTCAAGTTTACTGGTTGGAATAGTCATATCTAATCCGAATGGTTCCAGTGCCAAAACATGGGGAAAAGTCTCTCATTCGGTTGTAAAAGGGCATATAAGAGCCAATATTCGCAAAAAATTAGCAGCTATAGCAACCTCTGCGTGGGGCTATGGAAATGTGGAAGAGATTGTCAGTTATGCCACTGTTCAAAATGGGTATGAATTATTTGGAAGTGATGGGCAGTTAGCAGACGGCTCCCCACAATACCAACTTATTCGTAAATTATACGGTGTTCAAGGCGTGAGTTCAGGGACTATCCAAGGAGAAGATAAGCGCTTCAAGCGTTTGAGCACTGAAGAAGCGAATAAAAAGGTAGCGGACTACAGTATAACGGCGATGAGTCTGCTTAGCCAAGGAACACCTGCTGAGGAATTCAACCGAAGAGACAGCTATGAAGACACCCAAGGCTACCAAGCTCAACATGCTAGTCTGTATCAACTCGTTGAGAAACTGCAACCTTTCTACAACCGGGAGTGGATTGTGAAAGAAGCCAATCAATTAGCAGAAAGTAACAAGCTACCGAGTTGGGCAGGAACTAAAACAGTTCAAGCCATTGTTCCGATGAAAGATAAGCAGTTTGTGATGGATAGCGGTGAGATGAATCGGGTGATGCTTCACTTCACCGATGGGACAAAGGTTGAATACAGCTTGAGTAAGGGGCGGTCATTTGGTGAGACTGGTATACGTGAATATATGATTGATGAGTTAGGCATTCATTACACGCCGAACCGATTAGTAACGCCACATGATGATGTAGTGAATACCTTAAGTGATGAATTGAAACAAGTTGAATTATATACACCAGACATGTACCAATTGCTTCAGATTAATGAGGATACAGCTGAGAAGAAAGAAAACCGAGTTAAACGATTATTCTTGGATGAAGTCTTTGCACAAACGAAAGAAAACTTACCGTCGTTGTTAGAAAAATTAATTCAAAATCAGGTGATTCAATTGGGTCATTCTGAACCGATTAAGCAATCCTTACTTGACCGTATATTATCGCATAAAAAAGAAATACTGTTGGGGTTAACCTATCTCAATAGATATTATGGTATTAACTTTGGAGAGTATAATATTAAAGATTTAATGATGTTTATGCCAGAGTTTTACAGTGGGCAAGGCGGGAGCTTGATTGATCGACTGATTAAACTTGGCAGATCCAGTGAATATCACCTAAGTGGTCAACGTACACATGAGTTCTTTAACCGTCATTTCAGCCAAGAAGTAGGCGGCAATTTGCTTCAGTTCTTGGATTATAACCGTAAGTTGTTAACGGACTTTAGTCAGATGAATGACTGGTTTGCCGATGCGACGAAAGATACTATTCGTCTCGTAGAACGCCAATCCTTGTTGAAAGAAATTCAGGATAAACAAGCAAAATATCGTGCATATGATAACCTGTCGCATAGTTACTACCATAAAATGATTCTACCACTGCTTAATTTACGTGAGGCGAAGATGTTCTTGATTTCAACATATAGCTCGTTAACATTCGGAAGTGAAGCGAAGCGAAACTTATCAACTGAACAACTTAAAAATGAGATTAATAAATCGGGAGACCGTAAGCGAGATTTCTTGGATGCTTGGTATACTCTAGCGAATAAGGAGACCAAAAATCGCCTTATTAAGGATCGTGTAACGCCAACATGGGAAGGATTCGGTGTTCATGGTCGTGGATGGATTAATCAGTTTGGCTATGATAACAAAGGCCGAGCTTATGCGCCAGCTCGAGAGTTTTATAATGTTGTTGGGCAATATTATGGAAATAATGGTGTTGGAGCTTACGCTAATGGAACGCTAATTAATTTTGTAGCATATGATTACCTAGGAGAGGGTGGTCATTCTGTCTGGACGCATGAGATGACCCATAATTATGATGGCGCAGTCTTCCTAGGTGGGCCTGGTCGTCGAAGTGGTGTGGGGGCAGAAGCTTACGCTCAGGGGATGTTGCAGGTGCCAGCCAAAAGTGCTGGATACGGTAGCTTAGGAATTAACTTAACCTTCTCTAGACCACAAGATGGGAACCAAATCTACAATAATGATCCAAAACGCTTTAAATCACAAGAGATGTTTGACCGTTACATGCGTGGATACAATGATGCGCTGATGATGTTGGATTACCTTGAAGGAGAAGCGGCGATTAAAGAAGGCCAACCAACGATGAAACATTGGTTCAAGAAGATGGATAAAAATTTAAGAAAAAATGGTCAAATTGACCGAGTTCGTCAATTGAATAATCAAGACTGGTCAACAATGACCATTAAATCAGTTAATGATTTAGTCGATCAGCAGTTAATGACCCGACATGGCCTTGGCGATGGGACGTATGATATGTCTAATGGATGGAGTACGTATGTTACCATTGATTACCTGGGTGGAATCTATGGTGGTGGTAACAATAGTGTCGGTGCACCAGGCGCGGCGATGTTCAAGCACAATACCTTCAGAATTTGGGGATACTACGGATATGAGCGAGGATTTGTAGGGTACGCTTCTAATAAATACAAAGGCGCTTCTCGTCAAGCTGGGCACGCAGAGTTGAGTGATAATTTTGCGATGCAACAGATTTCAAATAACAATCATCAGTCAATTGAATCCTTCAAGAAAGCTTACTTCGCTGAGGTAATGAATAATTTAAAGACTCAAGGTATGATTGATATTGAGATAGATGGCGTACAGTACAGCTCATATACTTCATTGGCAGAAAAATTTACTCAGACTGTCCGAGCTGACGTGAAGGCAAAGAATCATAACCGCACAAGAGCCTTTAAAGACAAATTGTTTAAAGCGTTGTTGTACAAAACAGATAACTTCCAATCGTCTATTTTTAAAGACTAGGCAA
Coding sequences:
- a CDS encoding ZmpA/ZmpB/ZmpC family metallo-endopeptidase encodes the protein MVSKNNKGELFHKQANQAKRYTLKKLSVGVASVAIGVIVFLSHSQSVSADELISSEIVSTSDNGKHMESDNSISEVSENFEEKNLGDYYVGSEDEANATAEEFEKSEILGKLVEPKQYSNSGLTVEEEPALTAPTLTQTGVEKNELARTVHLSYPLNNPMHLETRGTAHVKKAGATVKLENAKVQDYREATIKYITFGTDPDLKQEQINYYVNAINSVTSDINFQAKIDEILNLRQAEKLLEKAKKSETFREKRLKETQFLLKGVTNDSVQDKKDAIFEELNKLERKQTPSPSDDKENKPEDSFESTREEISKEFAQLTIKFNNLEVDTSRKRIATDEYKILYNRVDKLLAKWEKLASTEAGKSTARGTRDLLKNYTADGTASHKLEDTFESKREEVSKGLAQLTTQFNNLKVDSSGKRITTDEYKALYNRVEKLLAKWEELASIEAEKSTARGTRDLLKNFIAEGIAKKIELKSIEQTTLVKREANGELTELSQLTEAPKDLSHYFIKAKMTHLKDVVMPVESIKEVTIEGQAVYEVTARAAELVHKVDGAYKEGTVLYVNKYQAPHGEVYYDFGDLIKAMQANLGGTFQLGRTISAGEIAKLGHKSYVSGQFTGQLIGTRNGKRYSITDLKHPLFERINHGTVRDIDFKNVHIVYPDSGYGDNIATVAHELKNRGVIENVNITGYIEGRDNVSGFVNYVNSQSRIENVSFQGRIKSVGGNSVSGGIAGENREALVTRAYVDAQMDMHRSNDSSLLVGIVISNPNGSSAKTWGKVSHSVVKGHIRANIRKKLAAIATSAWGYGNVEEIVSYATVQNGYELFGSDGQLADGSPQYQLIRKLYGVQGVSSGTIQGEDKRFKRLSTEEANKKVADYSITAMSLLSQGTPAEEFNRRDSYEDTQGYQAQHASLYQLVEKLQPFYNREWIVKEANQLAESNKLPSWAGTKTVQAIVPMKDKQFVMDSGEMNRVMLHFTDGTKVEYSLSKGRSFGETGIREYMIDELGIHYTPNRLVTPHDDVVNTLSDELKQVELYTPDMYQLLQINEDTAEKKENRVKRLFLDEVFAQTKENLPSLLEKLIQNQVIQLGHSEPIKQSLLDRILSHKKEILLGLTYLNRYYGINFGEYNIKDLMMFMPEFYSGQGGSLIDRLIKLGRSSEYHLSGQRTHEFFNRHFSQEVGGNLLQFLDYNRKLLTDFSQMNDWFADATKDTIRLVERQSLLKEIQDKQAKYRAYDNLSHSYYHKMILPLLNLREAKMFLISTYSSLTFGSEAKRNLSTEQLKNEINKSGDRKRDFLDAWYTLANKETKNRLIKDRVTPTWEGFGVHGRGWINQFGYDNKGRAYAPAREFYNVVGQYYGNNGVGAYANGTLINFVAYDYLGEGGHSVWTHEMTHNYDGAVFLGGPGRRSGVGAEAYAQGMLQVPAKSAGYGSLGINLTFSRPQDGNQIYNNDPKRFKSQEMFDRYMRGYNDALMMLDYLEGEAAIKEGQPTMKHWFKKMDKNLRKNGQIDRVRQLNNQDWSTMTIKSVNDLVDQQLMTRHGLGDGTYDMSNGWSTYVTIDYLGGIYGGGNNSVGAPGAAMFKHNTFRIWGYYGYERGFVGYASNKYKGASRQAGHAELSDNFAMQQISNNNHQSIESFKKAYFAEVMNNLKTQGMIDIEIDGVQYSSYTSLAEKFTQTVRADVKAKNHNRTRAFKDKLFKALLYKTDNFQSSIFKD
- the rpsD gene encoding 30S ribosomal protein S4, producing the protein MARYTGSTWKKSRRLGISLSGTGKELARRPYAPGQHGPTSRTKLSEYGLQLKEKQKLRFLYGMNERQFRNLFKKAGKIREGKHGTNFMILLERRLDNVVYRLGLASTRRQARQLVNHGHITVNGKRVDIPSYSVEVGEVIGVREKSRDLVVIKESLESLYGRPEFVTFDEDKLEGSLTRYPLREEMPQEIEDSFIVEFYNR
- a CDS encoding DUF421 domain-containing protein produces the protein MLPNDYSVLGDIFIKGILAYIAIIFIIRISGKRSLSKLNSFDFIITISLGSILSGVMTNPDLSLLEAMFAFSLMITLQYIVTFIAVRSDKFADWVKFKPALLYYDGHFNYQAMKKERITEKELYEKARTENYSSFDEVFAIVLESEGTISVVDRNEHTPESEAKSTLENAHVPGQD